In Posidoniimonas corsicana, the genomic window GCACGCGATCCACCCGGCGGCCGATGATGCTCTCGTGCGGGCCGGTCATGCCGACATCGCACTGAAACGCCGTGCCGCCCGGCAGCACCTGCTCGTCTGACGTGGCGACGTGCGTGTGGGTGCCCAGCACGGCGCTCACGCGACCGTCCAGGTAGCGTCCCATGACCTGCATCTCGCTGGTTGCCTCGGCGTGGAAGTCGACCAACCGCACCTTGACGTCCGAGGGCATCTGGGCGAGCGCGTCGTCCACGGCCCGCCAGGGCGTGTCGACCGGCTTCATGAACAGCTGGCCCAGCGCACAGCAAACGCCGACCGAGACGCCGCTCTTCGTCCTCACCACCGCCCATCGCCTGCCGATCGCCTCGGCGGGCAGGTTTACCGGACGGACGATGTTGTCCCGCGCTTCGAGGATCTTGTAGATCTGCTTGCGGCGGTACAGGTGGTCGCCCAAAGTGATCGCGTCCACGCCCGCGCCGATGATGTCCTTGTACAGCTCCGGCGTCAGGCCCGACCCGCCGGC contains:
- a CDS encoding TIGR00282 family metallophosphoesterase, encoding MNLLFIGDIVGEPGRAIVSQAVRGLVAEERIDLVIANAENAAGGSGLTPELYKDIIGAGVDAITLGDHLYRRKQIYKILEARDNIVRPVNLPAEAIGRRWAVVRTKSGVSVGVCCALGQLFMKPVDTPWRAVDDALAQMPSDVKVRLVDFHAEATSEMQVMGRYLDGRVSAVLGTHTHVATSDEQVLPGGTAFQCDVGMTGPHESIIGRRVDRVLETTLTGLPSPFDVATGDVRLNGAVVEVNPDSGRAVAIRRLCVDEERAAQLAKDYPAG